A single genomic interval of Nomascus leucogenys isolate Asia chromosome 3, Asia_NLE_v1, whole genome shotgun sequence harbors:
- the TCF21 gene encoding transcription factor 21 produces MSTGSLSDVEDLQEVEMLECDGLKMDSNKEFVTSNESTEESSNCENGSPQKGRGGLGKRRKASTKKSPLSGVSQEGKQVQRNAANARERARMRVLSKAFSRLKTTLPWVPPDTKLSKLDTLRLASSYIAHLRQILANDKYENGYIHPVNLTWPFMVAGKPESDLKEVVTASRLCGTTAS; encoded by the exons ATGTCCACCGGCTCCCTCAGCGATGTGGAGGACCTTCAAGAGGTGGAAATGTTGGAATGTGACGGGCTGAAAATGGACTCGAACAAGGAATTTGTGACTTCCAACGAGAGCACCGAGGAGAGCTCCAACTGCGAGAATGGGTCTCCCCAGAAGGGCCGCGGCGGCCTGGGCAAGAGGAGGAAGGCGTCCACCAAGAAGAGCCCCCTGAGCGGGGTCAGCCAGGAGGGGAAGCAGGTCCAGCGCAACGCCGCCAACGCGCGAGAGCGGGCCCGCATGCGAGTGCTGAGCAAGGCCTTCTCCAGACTCAAGACCACCCTGCCCTGGGTGCCCCCGGACACCAAGCTCTCCAAGCTGGACACGCTCAGGCTGGCGTCCAGCTACATCGCCCACTTGAGGCAGATCCTGGCTAACGACAAATACGAGAACGGGTACATTCACCCGGTCAACCTG ACGTGGCCCTTTATGGTGGCCGGGAAACCCGAGAGTGACCTGAAAGAAGTGGTGACCGCGAGCCGCTTATGTGGAACCACCGCGTCCTGA